One Coprobacter fastidiosus genomic window, GGAGTAAGATACATCAGGACAAAAGGATTTCTCGGAAATTTCAAAAAGGCACAAGAAATTGCATCCGGAAAATATGTGATGTTATTTCATGATGACGATATTTTGCATCCTTTATATTTAGAACTGGCTTTGCAAGTCTTGAATGAAAAAGATGATATATCTCTTATTACAACACGTTATACAGAATTTTTTGATGATGATTTTCCCGGAATGCCGGAATCGATAGTTCCTGATTATTATTATTTTGAAAAACAAAAAGACTTTGCTTCGCATATGTATTTTTTAGAACGTATTGCGTATGCGACAGCATTATATCGGACTGTCGATTTTAAGAAAACTGCTATCGAGTATGAGAAGTTCAACAAATTCAATGATTGGCCTTTCTTGGTAAAAATGTCTGGTTACGGGAATACGGTACTTTTTGATGACCCTTCATTATTTTATATTCGCAGACATAAGGGACAAGACACTTGGACTTCTACTAACACGCCATCAGTGCAACAGATTATAAATTGGGATAAATTCTTTTATAATAAAGTTGGGGCATGGAATGTATTCTCTAAAGTCCATTATATATTTGCATGTTGGTTCACCCATTTTCTATTTGGAAAGTATGATTCTTTTTTGTCTCCTCAAGATCGGGAGCGATACAGTAAAGAAGAGCTTTTGAAATTGGCAAGGAAAAGAGGAATAAATACATGGGGTTCTTGTATATATTGCAAATATCGTTGTAAGAATAAGACGCAGTGTAAGCGACAAGATTTTATTCGTCAGTTAATTTTAAAAGGAAAGACGAAATTAGAAGCTTGAAGGTTCTTTATCTATCTTTTGATTTGTTTTTATAAAGAAAAAAGTTTAGTTTTTTCTTTTAATAATGCAGATTCTTTATAGAGATAGCGAGTTATACTTTCGTTACTCCAATAATTTTTATCAGACATAATGTACATGTATGTTGAAGTAACATTTGGGGGGTGCTCTAAAAGCTTATCTAAATTTTATTCGGGTAGAATTTGAGAGACACAAAAAAATCAGTTCCCCTTTTTAGAGAGGAACTGTATCGGTACCGCCAACAAGTTATAGTACGGAAAAAAGTAAAAAATAACCTGGTAATATTTTTTATTGGAAAATCCGAACAGGCTTTTTATACTTGCAAATATATATTTAAAATCTGAAACCTTGTTCCTTGATTATCTTCAAGAACACCTCTGAAAAATATTCATTATCTTCCTTTTTATAACGTACGTCAGTAAATACCTGAGCTAAAGTTTTTTTGTTATTTTCTTTGATGAATTTCAAGTTTGCGGCAAGATTTTCTTTATCTCGGTATAAACGATCTATATCTTCACGAGTATAATCTTTATATTTTTCTTGATGTATAATTGCTTCTAAAGGAAGGCGTTCTACCTGTTCTGGGATTTCGGATGGATAACCGACAGTAATTGTTGTTACCGGAATTACATACTTGGGCAACTGTAACGTTTCTATAATTTGCGGTGCATTGTATGTTGTTGTTCCGAGATAACATATTCCTAATCCGGCGAGTTCTGCGACTGTACAAAATTGTTGGGCAAAGATGAGGGCATCGATTGCCGCTGTAAAAAATGATTGGAAGTTGTCGTAACCTTGTTGAGCATCTCGCCAATCACACCATTTGATGAAACGGTTAAAATCAGCACAAAACGTAAGAACTACGGGGGCAGATGTGACAGTCGGCTGATTGAAGTGAGCCGGGGCTAATTTTTCTTTCATTTCTTTGTCTCGAGTAATAATTACGCTATATAATTGCATATTACCCGTTGTTGAGACCCGACATGCCGTCTCTATAAGCTCGTTCAATAACTTTTCGGGAATATCTTCTCCGGTATATTTACGGATAGTACGTCTTTGTTTTAATTCTTCAAATAACATAGGCAGTCTTTTTTTACAAAAATACAAAATAAAATCAGGAGAATATTCTTTTCTTGTTAGTAGCTTGACATTTTGCGCAAATATTTTTATTACTTATTCCTTTTTTTTGTAAGAATTTGTCTGGAGTTGGTAGAAATACTCGTATTAATAAAATAAAAATAGGATAATTTGTCGGATAAGCCTGTATTTGTATCGTGTTTTTTATCTTTTTGAGATTCAATTTCTATTTTGGAAAACTTTTGTTGATTCTTGAATTTTTAATAATCTGATTATTAGTTTATTATTTTATTAAAATGGAAAACTTTGATATTGTTGATAAATAATTAGTTTTTTATTTGTGTAAACAAAATGTTTTCTATAAACTTGTAATCTCAAATTTTTCTACAAAAATCAATACTGGAAATTTATTCTAAAAACACAAAACCTACTTAAACTAAAGAACAGTGGAACCTAAAAACTACACTTATGATGAAGCATTCGAAGCTTCATTAAAGTATTTTAAGGGTGATGAGCTTGCAGCCCGAGTATGGGTGAACAAATATGCCCTTAAAGATTCTTATGGAAATATTTATGAGAAGAATCCGGATGAAATGCATTTTCGTTTGGCAAGTGAAATTGCGAGAATCGAAAAAAAATATCCTAATCCTCTTACAGAAGAGCAGTTGATGGGCCTTTTTAGAGATTTTCGTTATATTGTTCCTCAAGGAAGTCCGATGAGTGGTATCGGAAATAACTTTCAAATAGGATCTTTGTCTAATTGTTTTGTTATCGGTATGGACGGTTCGGCCGATTCATACGGCGGTATTATAAAAATAGATGAGGAGCAAGTACAGTTGATGAAGAGGCGGGGTGGAGTAGGACACGATCTGTCTCATATTCGCCCTAAAGGTTCGCCTGTAAAAAATTCAGCTTTGACCTCTACCGGTTTAGTTCCGTTTATGGAACGTTATTCCAACTCTACCCGTGAAGTCGCTCAAGACGGACGTCGTGGAGCTTTAATGTTGAGTGTTTCTATTAAACACCCTGATTCGGAGGCTTTTATCGATGCAAAGATGACAGAAGGTAAGGTAACAGGGGCAAATGTCTCTGTAAAAATCAGCGATGATTTTATGAAAGCTGCTATTGCCGGAGAGCCTTTTGTTCAGCAATATCCGATTGAAGGAGAAAATCCCAAAGTTACAAAAGAAGTCGATGCTCAGGTTATTTGGAAAAAGATAGTACATAATGCGTGGAAGTCGGCAGAACCGGGAGTCCTCTTTTGGGATACTATTACTCGGGAATCTGTACCCGATTGCTATGCTGATCTGGGATTCAAAACAGTTTCTACCAATCCTTGCGGAGAGATACCTTTGTGCCCTTATGACAGTTGTCGTTTATTAGCCGTCAATCTATATTCATACGTTGTAAATCCGTTTACAGATAAAGCATATTTCGATTTTGACCTGTTCAAACAACATATTATGCTGGCTCAGCGTATTATGGATGATATTATCGATCTTGAAATGGAAAAAATCGATAAAATATTGGATAAGGTTAAGTCTGATCCCGAGTCGGATGAAGTGAAGCAGACAGAATTACATCTTTGGGAAAAGATACGGTCAAAGACTTTGAAAGGACGTCGTACCGGAGTCGGAACGACAGCCGAAGGAGATATGCTGGCTGCTCTCGGATTGCAGTATGGGACAGAAAAAGCGACGGAATTTTCGGAACAAGTCCATAAGACATTGGCTTTGGCGGCATATCGCTCTTCTGTGCAGATGGCGAAAGAAAGAGGAGCTTTTGAAATATTCGATGCTAAGAGAGAAGAGAAGAACCCGTTTATTCTGCGTTTAAAGGATGCCGATCCTGAGCTTTACTCTGATATGGTGAAGTACGGACGTAGAAATATTGCTTGTTTGACGATTGCTCCGACAGGTACGACGAGCCTTATGACGCAGACTACCTCCGGTATTGAGCCGGTGTTTATGCCTGTGTATCGTCGCCGTCGGAAAGTAAATCCGAATGACCCTGAAGTTCGTATCGATTTTGTCGATGAATCAGGAGATGCGTATGAAGAGTATGTCGTATTCCATCATAAGTTTATAACATGGATGCAGACCAATGGTTATGAAGTGCGATCGAATTATACACAGGAAGAAATAGACGAATTAGTATCCAAATCACCTTATTATAAGGCTACATCGAATGATGTCGATTGGTTGCAGAAAGTGAGAATGCAAGGTCGTGTTCAAAAATGGGTAGATCATTCGATCAGTGTAACGATCAATCTACCGTCAGATGTAACAGAGGAATTGGTGGGACAGTTGTATGTTGAAGCTTGGAAGAGCGGCTGTAAAGGTTGTACCGTTTATAGAGATGGTTCTCGGGCAGGAGTGCTTCTCGCAACCAAAAAGGAGGAGAAAAAAGCACCGGTACATCTTGATCCTAAACGTCCTATAGAGTTGGATGCCGATGTAGTCCGTTTTCAGAATAATAAAGATAAATGGATTGCTTTTATTGGTTTGAAAGACGGGAATCCTTATGAAATTTTTACAGGTTTGGCGGATGATGAAGAGGGAATCTTACTTCCGAAAAATATTACGAAAGGAAAGATAATTAAAGCTATCGATGAAGAAGGCAATAAACGTTATGATTTCCAATATCGAAATAAGAGAGGATATAAAACGACCATTGAAGGTTTATCCGATAAGTTTAATCCTGAATATTGGAATTATGCCAAATTGATTTCGGGAGTCTTGCGTTACGGTATGCCTATAGATCAGGTTTTGAAGCTCGTTTCTACTCTTGAATTGGATAGTCAGTCTATCAATACGTGGAAAAACGGGGTAGAAAGAGCTTTGAAAAAATATTTACCGAACGGAACAAAAGCCAGCGGACAAACGTGTCCGAATTGTGGTCAGGAAACTCTCATTTATCAGGAGGGCTGTTTAATTTGTACTTCGTGCGGTACATCTAAATGCGGATAAATCGGTCGATTATTGTATAAAAAGATATTCTATAGATAAAAAAGACGAACACATGTTCGTCTTTTTTTGTTTGAACTTATAAGCCTGTTTTAAATCTTTTGAAAATTGTACTATTTCATTTCGGATAAAAATTTAAACAGGCATTTAACTATATTTGAAAGAAAGAATTTTATTTTTGGGCTGAGATATAATTATCGGTTTTGAATAAATTCGTAACTTCATAACGAGCTAATGATTAAAATGAATAGCTATGAAAATAGTATTTAAAATAGAATATCGTACCCGTTGGGGACAAGAACTTTATGTGACAGGCAGTCATTCTTCTCTTGGTAATTTTGAGGAGGAGAAAGCTGTACCGATGCGGTATGAAGGAGATGGGATATGGTCTTTAACACTGAATTTGCAAAGCGCATCTTCCGGATTTGATTATCATTATTTAGTGAAAGAATATGGGCAGTCTTATGATAAAGAATGGGGCGAGCCTCGTACTTTTATACCATCAGAATTAAATCATACTTATTATTTATATGATGTTTGGCAGAATATGCCTGCCGACAGTTCGTTTTATTCTTCTGCGTTTAATAAAGTAATTTTGGCACGTCATCGGACAGGTTCAGATGTTTTGCCTTCTTATTCAACTGCCGTGACGTTACAGATATATGCACCCTCTATTCGTCCGGATGAAGTTGTGGCTTTGACCGGGACAATGATGTCTGAGGCATGGAGTATTAAGGATGCTATTATTATGGATGATACACGTTTCCCTTTGTGGGAGGCTGTATTGGATGCATCATCTTTGAAACATCCCGTAGAATATAAATTCTTGGTCATGAAGAAAGATTCCCGTAATGTCGTTGCATGGGAATCTGGGAATAACAGAGTTTTGGAGATTCCTCATTTGGGACCGGGTGAGAACATCGTTTTTTCCGGCTTTAAATGGAATCTTCCTTTACCGGATTGGAGAGGGGTAGGAGTCGCAATTCCGGTCTTTTCATTACGTTCAGAAGAAAGTTGGGGAATAGGAGAGTTCCTTGATTTGAAGAAGATGGTCGATTGGGCTGTACAGACAGGTCAGCGGTTTATTCAGGTTCTGCCGGTTAATGATACTACAATGACTCATACTTGGCTTGACTCGTATCCCTACAGGGCGAATTCTATTTTTGCTCTTCATCCGGCATATTTACGAGTAACGGCAATAGATCGGTTGAAAGACAATGATTCTATGGTTGCATATGAAAAACTTGCGGCAGAGTTGAATGTTTTACCGGAGATCGATTATGAGCGAGTAACTCTTATGAAATGGGAGTATTTAAAAGCCGTATTTTTGCAGTCAGGGAAAAAGACATTGAATTCATCTGGTTTTAAAGAGTTCTTTAAGGCTAACAGAGAATGGCTTGAGCCTTATGCTGCTTATTGCTGTTTGCGTGATATTTATGAAACTCCGGACTTTAGGAAATGGAAGATGTATTCGGTTTTCAACCCGGATGATATAGCCGAATTCTGTGCATGTGGGAATATTTATTATGATAAAGTCAGTTTTTATTATTTTGTTCAGTATCATCTACATATACAGCTTCTTGAAGTCAGGGATTATGCGCATGCAAAAGGCATAGTGCTTAAAGGCGATATTCCTATCGGGGTAAGTCGGGATAGTGTGGATGCGTGGTCTCATCCCGAATTGTTTTACATGGATTCGCAGGCTGGAGCTCCACCTGATGATTTCTCTGTAGAAGGCCAAAATTGGGGATTCCCGACATATAATTGGGATGAGATGGCTAAAGACGGTTATACTTGGTGGAAAGCCCGTTTTCGTAAAATGGCAGAATATTTCGATGCGTACCGCATAGATCATATATTGGGTTTTTTCAGAATCTGGGAAATTCCCGAAAGTGCCATACAAGGAGTATTGGGGCATTTTAATCCGGCTATTCCTTTTTCGATAGAAGAATTACAGTCTTATGGATTTTATTTTGAAGAACACCGACATGCACATCCGTATATTCGAGAATATATGTTACAAAGTCTGTTCGGCGAATATGCCGGAGAGGTAATACATGATTATCTGCTTGAATGCGGATATGGAATATATGCATTGAGTCTCGATTTCAATACGCAAAGGAAAATTGAAAACCATTTTTGTGGTAAAAGTGATGAGAAGAGTTTAAAAATAAAATCCGGACTTTTTGCATTAACAGATGAAATTTTGTTCGTAGAAGATCCTTACCAGAAAAGGAAGTACCATCCTTGTATCTCTGCCCGGCAAACATATAGTTATAAATCTTTGACTGATTATGAAAGATGGTGTTATGATCGGCTGTATGTTGACTTTTTTTACCATAGACAAGATGCTTTTTGGAAAAATGAAGCAATGAAGAAACTACCACCGTTGATATCTTCAACCGGGATGCTGGTGTGTGGTGAGGATCTGGGGATGATACCGCAATCTGTACCGGAAGTAATGAATGCGTTGCAGATTCTGTCACTCGAGATACAAAGAATGCCGAAAGATCCGGATAAAGAGTTTGGAGATGTTGCTAATTATCCGTACTTGTCGGTATGCACTACTTCTACGCATGATATGTCCGGAATCAGAGCATGGTGGGAGGAAGACAGAAGTAAGACCCAACGGTATTATAATTGTATTTTACAAGAACAAGGAGAAGCTCCTTATTACTGTGAACCGTGGATATGTGAAAAGATTCTTGCTATGCATATGCATTCGCCTTCTATGTTGGCTATCATTCCATTACAAGACTGGTTTTCGATTGATGGAAATATACGCCGTAATAATCCTGTGGAAGAGAGGATAAATGTTCCGGCTAATCCTCGCAATTATTGGCGTTATCGTATGCATATTACGATAGAAGATTTGTTGAAAAACTCCGATTTCAATGAACGGATATTCGAGCTGGTGAGATCCGGTGGGAGAGAATGATTTACAAAAGCAATCGGGTGGAATCAAATCCCACCCGATTACTTTGTTAAAGAGCAGTTTTATTCTTCTGTATATCTCACAACTGTTTGTTCACGGTCAGGACCTACCGAAACGATTTTGATCGGAACTTGCAGCTCCTCTTCTAAGAATGAGATATAAGCATTAAATTCTTCCGGAAATTCGTCTTCACTTTGCATTTTGGTCATATCGCATTTCCATCCCGGGAGCTCTACATATACCGGTTCGATAGAATCATCGATTTCAAAAGGAAACTCTTCTGTCTCTTTACCATCAATTTTATAAGCAACACAAGCTTTTATCGTTTCGAATGTGTCGAGCACATCGCTTTTCATCATGATGAGGTGTGTAACGCCGTCTATCATAATGGCATATTTCAAGGCAACGAGATCTATCCATCCGCAACGACGCTTACGTCCGGTTACAGCTCCGAACTCGTGCCCGATACTACACATCTTTTCACCTGTTTCATCGAATAACTCTGTGGGGAAAGGACCGCTTCCTACTCGAGTGCAATATGCCTTGAAAATACCGTAAACATTCCCGATTTTGTTAGGTGCTATACCGAGTCCCGTACAAGCACCGGCACAAATGGTATTTGAAGAAGTCACAAAAGGGTATGAACCGAAATCGACATCTAACAGAGTCCCTTGTGCTCCTTCTGCAAGAACCGATTTACCCTCTTTTAAAAATCCGTTTACGACGTGTTCGCTGTCGATGAGATTAAATTTTTTCAAATATTCCAGAGCCTCGAACCATTGTTTTTCGAGTTCTGTAATATCATATTGATAATTAAGTGATTTTAAAATAGATTCATGTCGGGCTTTGGCTTTGGCATACTTCTCCTCGAAGTTGTGTAACAAATCACCTACTCGCAATCCGTTGCGGCTTACTTTATCGGTATAGGTAGGGCCGATACCTTTACCTGTCGTTCCGATTTTAGAGTCGCCTTTAGCAGCTTCGTATGCTGCGTCTAATATACGATGAGTCGGGAGTATAAGATGTGCTTTCTTCGAAATGTATAATCTTTGTGTCAGGTCATGTCCGCTGGCTGCCAGAGCTTCGGCCTCCTGTTTGAAAAGAACAGGATCGAGAACAACTCCGTTACCGATTACATTTACTTTTCCTCCTTGAAAAATACCTGAAGGAATAGAGCGGAGTACATATTTTTGACCGTCGAACTCCAAAGTGTGTCCCGCATTTGGGCCTCCTTGGAAACGGGTGATAACGTCATACTTAGGGGTTAGCACATCGACTACTTTTCCTTTACCTTCGTCGCCCCATTGTAAACCTAATAGCACATCTACTTTCATACGTATATTCCTAATTTTATATAAACTTTCTTGTTCTTGAAAAAATAAGGGCTATTTACGAGATGCTTTTTTTCGTTCTGCCTGATTGCAACGGTTACATAGACCATATACATATAAGGCATAATATGAAGTTGTAAATTTCCCGAATTTTTTGTTTGCCAATACATTTAATAGCTCTTGATCTTTCACTTCCTGTACTTTCCCGCATTTTGTACAGATCAGGTGATGATGGCTGACCATATTATACGATTTTTCGTACTGGGCGGGATTGTAACCGAATTGATGTTTCCTTATCAGACCGGCATCGACAAGCAGGTCTACGGTATTGTAAATGGTTGCCCGGCTTACCCGATATTCGCTTTGAGACATAATGTCATAAAGCGAATCAACATCGAAGTGTTCGTTCGTCGAATATATCTTATCCAATATGGCATAGCGCTCAGGAGTTTTGCGATGACCTTTCGCTTCTAAATATTGAGTAAGTTTTTGTCTTACGATTTCTTTCGTTTTATCTTCCGGCATGGTGTCATTTGTAGGAAACAGGACAAAGATAATTAATTTTTATAACAAGAACAATGAAACATTAGTTCATTTATCTTGCGTCGGAAAAAGAGTGTCTTTGCAAAATTCATATTCCAGTAAGATCTCTTCTGCAAATCTTTTTTGTCTGTCATTTCCTGTTTCGGATATATGGCGAAATATGTCGGCTGTATGTTTTGCTGTTTGAAGATCTCTGTGCATCAGCCGTTTTATACAATTGAGTGTCGCTATTCGTATTGAGGAGATTTCCCGGTCGTCTTGGTTTAAGACTGAGGATATGAGATTTTCTTCTACTGTTTTGTCCGGATACCTGTTTTGCATCATTAGCCGGTTAAATAATTGGTATCCTGTATAGCGAAGAATATCTTTGTCCGATGTGACCCATTCGCTTGCTTTTTGTATTGCAAACGGGAGTTTGATAAATAAGTTCATGCAACAGATGTCTGCAATTTCAGGATAGGGAATCTCCTCAGCCCATTGTTGGGCTTTGTCCGGATTCATTTCATTTACCGGGTATAGCCATGTAGCTAACATTTTCGATTCTCTTATTTGTTCTTTCCAAAGATATTGGGCTAATTCTGCATTGGGGGTATATGATTCTGCGATATTGCGTATCAATGGAAGGGTGAGACCGAAATTAATCCGGTAGTCCATCCCTTTTTCTCGCATACTTGTAGAAACGATTCCGTTCATTGCCATTCTGAATCGTTTTTTTATTTCCCGTAAAGTTTCCTCCATAAAAGTTAAGATATAAAATAGGTTGTTTCAAAGGTACGTAGAATTTTTATTTTTACTCAATATAAAATATAAAAAACGGATAATCTCATAATTGAAATTATCCGTTTTCCATATTATTGTTTATGAGTTTCTAATCGTTATAAGTAGGTAGGGGAGAATAGTCTTTTGAGTACCGTAACATTTGTTCAGAATATCCTTCATCGTATGAGATTTTTACGTCTGTGATATTTCCGTTACTATCTTTTACGGGGGTATATACAGGATTAATGAATCCCTTATACGGAGCAATGTTCAATTTCTCGTAACGGGCTAATACTTCTTTATGAAGATCGGGGTCTACTTTTACGGCATAAGTTTCCACAAGATTCTTTCCGGCTTCATAATCTCCCGTAGATTTGATGCGTTGTATTTCTGCCAGCAATTCGCCCAATAATGTCCTCATTTTGTCGTAATCGTTTATAACGACAAATGTCTTTCCGTTTTTCTTTTTAAATTCTACAACTTTATCCTGAGCACCTTTTTCCAATACCCAAGCTGCGATCAATTGTCGATTACGCATGTGCGCTTCTTCGATGTTTTTACCGGGAGCGATACGGGTCAGTTGAGTCATAAGGCCGTTCATCATGTACTTATAGTATTCCGACTTATAAGCATCTGCTGTTGGCAGGAGTCCGAGAGATACTATTTTCGGATCGGCGATATAATAGAGGGCAAATAAGTCTGCTCGTGCTTCTTCGAGAGTAGAGGTATAGGCTTTTAATGCATCAGGATCTGTACCCGGGAGTAATTTCCCGGAAGCATGCCCGAGACATTCATGCAGGTCGGTATGCAAATTATCGGCTTGAAATCCGTATTTTTCTATCCAATTGCGTTCTGTATCGCTCCATACGAATTCTTCTGCAAAGCCATTTCCTTGTGCCGCTTTATCGTAAGCATCTGTAATATTTTCGATCGTTACAGATTTTGAACCGTGATCGTGACGTATCCAGTTAGAGTTCGGAAGATTGATTCCGATTGCAGTAGAAGGATAAGAGTCTCCTCCAAGAATAGCTGCGGTGATTACCTTTGCCGATACACCTTTCACGTTTTCTTTTTTAAACCGGTTATCTACCGGAGAGTTGCTTTCGAACCATTGAGCGTTGTTACTGATAATCTCGGTACGTCTCGAAGCTTCTTTATTTTTAAAGTTGACCAATGCTTCCCAACTGGCTTTCATGCCAAGAGGATCTCCGTAGGTTTCGGTAAATCCGTTTACAAAATCAATGTCAGAGTTCAGATCTCCGACCCAAAGAATTGCGTATTCGTCAAATTCTTTTAAATCACCGCTTTTATTGTAAGAAATCAGTTTTTCGATTACTGCTTTTTGCTGGTCGTTTTCTGCAACGGCAGCAGCTTTTTCAAGCCAATAAACGACTTTTTCCAGAGCCTCGGAGTAGCGACCTCCGACTTTATAAACTTGTTCTTGTATTTTTCCGTTCCGTTTAACCAGACGGCTGTTCAATCCGTATGAAATAGGAGTGGGGTCGGAGGGATCTTTCATATTATTATAAAAAGCTTCGGCTTCGGCCTGAGTGACTCCGTCATAATAATTTCCTGCCGAAGTTGCGACAAGATCTTCTCCTTCGGTTTGATTTACCCGTTTTGTCATAATTTTGGGATTAAACATTACCGGAGTGATGTCGTTTAGTAAATCTTTAATGCTTTCTCCTTTTTTTAAAGGCAAAGACTGAGCCGGTATAGAGCTGACTGCTTGAACGAAGAAGTTTTGACTGAATTCGGGTTTAAATTTATCTGTAGAATAATGGTGATGTATTCCGTTGGCAAACCATACTTGTTTCAGATATTTTTCCAAAGCTTTGAAATCTTTACTGTTTCTGTCTCCCTTATATTGGATATAAACGGCCTCAAGAGTCCGACGGATAGCCAGATTCCATTTTCCGTTTTGATCATATAAAATATCTCGTCCTTGTAATGCGGCTTGAGAAAGATAATAGACTAATTCTTTTTGTTTAGGTGTCAAGTCTTCAAATCCTGGAACTTTATAACGAAGTATTTCCAGATCTGCAAATTTTTCAACCGAATAGAAATTTTTTTCAGCTGCCGATATTTCGACAGATGTTGAAAATGTAGCTGCGGCTATTATCATACAAATAGTTTTTTTCATTGTCATTTTGTTTGGTCTGTGTTTCAATGTATATGCAAAAGTACAATCTTCAGGCTAAAGAAAAAAGTTTTGTCGGTAAAACTCCAAAAGCTTAGGCAATTTTAGAGAATATTATTTTATTAGCTTTGGACATTTATCATTATTTTTTAATTGTGAGTTTTCAATGAGCTATTTTACAGCTTTTATTTTTATTTGATCTGGAATTTTTTAAGTAAAATTTGAGATAGAAACTTGTTTATTTCTGATTAAAGGGTATTTTGTGTTATAAATCGTAGTCGGGTTATATTCAAATATTATTCGAAAATTATAGAAAATGTTGTATATTTATTCAATTCGGACGATATTTCTACTTTTCCTCCATAATAAGACAATATTTTTAAAGAGAGGCTTAGCCCTATTCCGTATCCGGGATATTCCCGAGCATTGGATGCTCTGTAAAAAGACTGGAAGATATGGTTGATCTCTTCTTGTGGTATACCGATACCATGATCGGTTATTTCTATTATTTTTTTTGAAGAATCATAGAATAGACGTATCTGTACGGTTTTATTTCCCGAATATTTACAAGCATTATCAATAATATTCCGGAGAGCTATTTCCAGCAATTCAGAATTTGCTTCGACTGTTATATCGTAACATTTTTCGTTAAGTAGAAGTTGTATGCGGTCATTATTTTTGAAACGTTCTTTTAACCAGTATCCTAAGAAAATCAATTCTGATGGGCGCATTTGCATCT contains:
- a CDS encoding adenylosuccinate synthase, producing MKVDVLLGLQWGDEGKGKVVDVLTPKYDVITRFQGGPNAGHTLEFDGQKYVLRSIPSGIFQGGKVNVIGNGVVLDPVLFKQEAEALAASGHDLTQRLYISKKAHLILPTHRILDAAYEAAKGDSKIGTTGKGIGPTYTDKVSRNGLRVGDLLHNFEEKYAKAKARHESILKSLNYQYDITELEKQWFEALEYLKKFNLIDSEHVVNGFLKEGKSVLAEGAQGTLLDVDFGSYPFVTSSNTICAGACTGLGIAPNKIGNVYGIFKAYCTRVGSGPFPTELFDETGEKMCSIGHEFGAVTGRKRRCGWIDLVALKYAIMIDGVTHLIMMKSDVLDTFETIKACVAYKIDGKETEEFPFEIDDSIEPVYVELPGWKCDMTKMQSEDEFPEEFNAYISFLEEELQVPIKIVSVGPDREQTVVRYTEE
- a CDS encoding Fur family transcriptional regulator, whose translation is MPEDKTKEIVRQKLTQYLEAKGHRKTPERYAILDKIYSTNEHFDVDSLYDIMSQSEYRVSRATIYNTVDLLVDAGLIRKHQFGYNPAQYEKSYNMVSHHHLICTKCGKVQEVKDQELLNVLANKKFGKFTTSYYALYVYGLCNRCNQAERKKASRK
- a CDS encoding DNA alkylation repair protein, producing MEETLREIKKRFRMAMNGIVSTSMREKGMDYRINFGLTLPLIRNIAESYTPNAELAQYLWKEQIRESKMLATWLYPVNEMNPDKAQQWAEEIPYPEIADICCMNLFIKLPFAIQKASEWVTSDKDILRYTGYQLFNRLMMQNRYPDKTVEENLISSVLNQDDREISSIRIATLNCIKRLMHRDLQTAKHTADIFRHISETGNDRQKRFAEEILLEYEFCKDTLFPTQDK
- a CDS encoding dipeptidyl-peptidase 3 family protein, which gives rise to MKKTICMIIAAATFSTSVEISAAEKNFYSVEKFADLEILRYKVPGFEDLTPKQKELVYYLSQAALQGRDILYDQNGKWNLAIRRTLEAVYIQYKGDRNSKDFKALEKYLKQVWFANGIHHHYSTDKFKPEFSQNFFVQAVSSIPAQSLPLKKGESIKDLLNDITPVMFNPKIMTKRVNQTEGEDLVATSAGNYYDGVTQAEAEAFYNNMKDPSDPTPISYGLNSRLVKRNGKIQEQVYKVGGRYSEALEKVVYWLEKAAAVAENDQQKAVIEKLISYNKSGDLKEFDEYAILWVGDLNSDIDFVNGFTETYGDPLGMKASWEALVNFKNKEASRRTEIISNNAQWFESNSPVDNRFKKENVKGVSAKVITAAILGGDSYPSTAIGINLPNSNWIRHDHGSKSVTIENITDAYDKAAQGNGFAEEFVWSDTERNWIEKYGFQADNLHTDLHECLGHASGKLLPGTDPDALKAYTSTLEEARADLFALYYIADPKIVSLGLLPTADAYKSEYYKYMMNGLMTQLTRIAPGKNIEEAHMRNRQLIAAWVLEKGAQDKVVEFKKKNGKTFVVINDYDKMRTLLGELLAEIQRIKSTGDYEAGKNLVETYAVKVDPDLHKEVLARYEKLNIAPYKGFINPVYTPVKDSNGNITDVKISYDEGYSEQMLRYSKDYSPLPTYND